From Aquamicrobium sp., one genomic window encodes:
- a CDS encoding acetyl-CoA carboxylase biotin carboxylase subunit translates to MFKKILIANRGEIACRVIRTARKLGIATVAVYSDADRDALHVRQADEAVHIGPAPSSQSYIVIDRIIDAIRQTGADAVHPGYGFLSENAAFAEALEKEGVAFIGPPVNAIQAMGDKITSKKLAAEAKVNTVPGHMGLIEDADEAVRIAGSIGYPVMIKASAGGGGKGMRIAWNDAEAREGFQSSKNEAKSSFGDDRIFIEKFVTQPRHIEIQVLGDKHGNVIYLGERECSIQRRNQKVVEEAPSPFLDEATRKAMGEQAVALSKAVGYHSAGTVEFIVDGDRNFYFLEMNTRLQVEHPVTELITGIDLVEEMIRVAAGETLKTAQDDVRLNGWAIESRLYAEDPYRNFLPSIGRLTRYRPPAEGEQSDGTVIRNDTGVFEGGEISMYYDPMIAKLCAWAPTRDQAIAAMSGALDDFEVEGIGHNLPFLSAVMEHPRFREGRLTTAFIAEEWPEGFAGVAPDEEEARTLAAVAAYINLRAQKRGALISGTLANHPRTIGRDWVVTLAGHAFPVVAYDEGSTTVVAFEDGQELTVASGWLPGRTHAHFTVGGPDSAVRAGIKVDQVNSGWRLRWRGIDAKAHVRSPRVAELARLMPEKLPPDTSRMLLCPMPGVVTSIAVKAGDEVQEGQALATVEAMKMENVLRAEKRGTVKRIAVEPGASLAVDELILEFE, encoded by the coding sequence TTGTTCAAGAAAATCCTCATCGCCAATCGCGGCGAGATCGCCTGCCGGGTCATCCGCACGGCCAGGAAGCTCGGCATCGCCACCGTCGCCGTCTATTCCGACGCCGACCGCGACGCGCTGCATGTCAGGCAGGCCGACGAGGCCGTGCATATCGGCCCGGCGCCCTCCTCGCAGTCCTACATCGTCATCGACAGGATCATAGACGCGATCCGCCAGACCGGCGCCGACGCGGTGCATCCCGGCTACGGCTTCCTGTCGGAGAACGCCGCCTTCGCCGAGGCGCTGGAGAAGGAAGGCGTCGCCTTCATCGGCCCGCCGGTCAACGCCATCCAGGCGATGGGCGACAAGATCACCTCCAAGAAGCTCGCCGCCGAGGCGAAGGTCAACACCGTGCCCGGCCATATGGGGTTGATCGAGGATGCGGACGAAGCCGTCCGCATAGCGGGCTCGATCGGCTATCCGGTGATGATCAAGGCCTCGGCCGGCGGCGGCGGCAAGGGCATGCGCATCGCCTGGAACGACGCCGAGGCGCGCGAGGGCTTCCAGTCGTCGAAGAACGAGGCGAAGTCCTCCTTCGGCGACGACCGCATCTTCATCGAGAAGTTCGTCACCCAGCCGCGCCACATCGAGATCCAGGTGCTGGGCGACAAGCACGGCAACGTCATCTATCTCGGCGAGCGCGAATGCTCGATCCAGCGCCGCAACCAGAAGGTGGTCGAGGAAGCGCCCTCGCCCTTCCTCGACGAGGCCACCCGCAAGGCCATGGGCGAGCAGGCCGTGGCGCTGTCCAAGGCCGTCGGCTACCACTCGGCCGGTACGGTCGAGTTCATCGTCGACGGCGACCGCAACTTCTACTTCCTCGAGATGAACACCCGCCTCCAGGTCGAGCATCCGGTGACGGAGCTGATCACCGGCATCGACCTCGTGGAGGAGATGATCCGCGTCGCCGCCGGCGAGACGCTGAAGACCGCGCAGGACGACGTCAGGCTGAACGGCTGGGCCATCGAAAGCCGCCTCTATGCCGAGGACCCCTACCGCAACTTCCTGCCCTCGATCGGCCGGCTGACGCGCTACCGCCCGCCGGCGGAAGGCGAGCAGAGCGACGGCACCGTGATCCGCAATGACACCGGCGTGTTCGAGGGCGGCGAGATCTCGATGTATTACGACCCGATGATCGCCAAGCTGTGCGCCTGGGCGCCGACGCGCGATCAGGCCATCGCCGCCATGTCCGGCGCGCTCGACGATTTCGAGGTGGAAGGCATCGGCCACAATTTGCCGTTCCTCTCGGCGGTGATGGAGCATCCGCGCTTCCGGGAAGGCCGGCTGACCACGGCCTTCATCGCCGAGGAATGGCCGGAAGGCTTCGCCGGCGTCGCGCCGGACGAAGAGGAGGCGCGCACGCTGGCGGCGGTCGCCGCCTACATCAATCTGCGCGCCCAGAAGCGCGGGGCGCTGATCTCCGGTACGCTCGCCAACCATCCCCGCACCATCGGCCGCGACTGGGTGGTGACGCTCGCCGGCCACGCCTTCCCGGTCGTCGCCTATGACGAGGGCTCGACCACCGTCGTCGCCTTCGAGGACGGGCAGGAGCTGACGGTGGCGTCCGGCTGGCTGCCCGGCCGCACCCACGCCCATTTCACGGTCGGCGGCCCCGATTCCGCCGTCAGGGCCGGCATCAAGGTCGATCAGGTCAATTCGGGCTGGAGGCTGCGCTGGCGCGGCATCGACGCGAAGGCGCATGTGCGCAGCCCGCGCGTCGCCGAGCTCGCCCGGCTGATGCCGGAGAAGCTGCCGCCCGACACCTCGCGGATGCTGCTGTGCCCGATGCCGGGCGTCGTCACCTCCATCGCCGTCAAGGCCGGCGACGAGGTGCAGGAAGGCCAGGCGCTCGCCACCGTCGAGGCGATGAAGATGGAGAACGTGCTGCGCGCCGAAAAGCGCGGTACGGTGAAGCGCATCGCCGTCGAGCCGGGGGCGAGCCTCGCCGTCGACGAACTGATCCTCGAATTCGAGTAG